A single genomic interval of Neisseria leonii harbors:
- a CDS encoding 3-hydroxybutyrate dehydrogenase, translating into MAVQYDLSGKTALVTGAASGLGKEIALQYARAGANVGVADLNVQAAENTVSEIRAAGGSALALTMDVTDQAAVNAGTDKLAETFGGIDILVSNAGVQIIDPIDKLAFADWKKMLAIHLDGAFLTTQAALKHMYADKRGGTVIYMGSVHSHEASPLKAPYVTAKHGLLGLCRVLAKEGAAYNVRSHVICPGFVKTPLVEKQIPEQAREKGISEEEVVKNIMLGNTVDGEFTTTADIAHLACFLAAFPTNVFTGQSFLAGHGWGMK; encoded by the coding sequence CGGTGCGGCCAGCGGCTTGGGCAAAGAAATCGCCCTGCAATACGCCCGCGCGGGTGCAAACGTGGGTGTCGCCGATTTGAATGTGCAGGCTGCCGAAAACACAGTAAGCGAAATCCGCGCCGCAGGCGGCAGCGCGTTGGCTTTGACGATGGACGTTACCGACCAGGCCGCCGTGAATGCGGGTACGGATAAATTGGCCGAAACATTCGGCGGCATCGATATTCTGGTATCCAATGCGGGCGTGCAGATTATCGACCCCATCGACAAACTGGCCTTTGCCGATTGGAAAAAAATGCTGGCCATTCACCTGGACGGCGCGTTTCTGACAACGCAGGCAGCCTTAAAACATATGTATGCGGACAAACGCGGCGGCACGGTGATTTATATGGGTTCGGTGCATTCGCACGAGGCCTCGCCGCTCAAAGCCCCGTATGTAACCGCCAAACACGGCCTGCTGGGGCTGTGCCGCGTGCTGGCCAAGGAAGGGGCGGCGTACAACGTGCGCAGCCACGTCATCTGCCCGGGTTTTGTCAAAACGCCGCTGGTGGAAAAGCAGATTCCCGAGCAGGCACGTGAAAAAGGCATCAGCGAAGAAGAAGTGGTCAAAAACATCATGCTGGGCAACACGGTGGACGGCGAATTTACCACCACCGCCGACATTGCCCATCTGGCCTGCTTTTTGGCGGCTTTTCCGACCAACGTGTTCACCGGGCAGTCGTTTCTGGCGGGACACGGCTGGGGCATGAAATAA